The following are from one region of the Arachis duranensis cultivar V14167 chromosome 10, aradu.V14167.gnm2.J7QH, whole genome shotgun sequence genome:
- the LOC107468691 gene encoding uncharacterized protein LOC107468691 has protein sequence MGYDEQLKPCRNNLPESSNPRRVVNLISSLISLSLSIRVFAGKWQLIRNKLEELYSGLVGADDDPSLSGVLPAILSTAEECSDLARRCTDLTYSGKLLMQSDLEVVFAKLHCHVKKLSEMYTKGVLTHSYALVVSKPGLGASKEDMRFFVRDLLTRMKVGDVGMKKQALINLHEVASEDDKYVKVIVEVGDVVHVLVDFLGSSELEIQQESAKVVSLIAGFDSYKGVLVGAGVVAPLVKVLECSSETGKVAAALCLQSLTENSDNAWSVSAHGGVTALLKICGGVDCRAELVCPACGVLRNLVGVEEIKRFMVDEGAVSSFIRLMRSRDEAIQVSSIEFLQSIASGDESLVKQIVVREGGVRVLLRLLDPKWPCSSKTREVVMRAIENLFFSWSSCVTILMSYGFVDQLMYYIRNGDVSVQELALKVAFRLCGTCEDAKKALGDAGFMAELVKFLNVKSFEVREMAAEALSGMVMVAKNRKRFVQDDESIALLLQLLDPEEGNSGNNKFLISVLMSLTHCNSGRKKIVSSGYAKNIERLASESQVSSADAKRLVRKLSTNTFRTMLSGIWHHHHHHHS, from the coding sequence ATGGGCTACGATGAACAACTCAAACCGTGCCGGAATAACTTGCCGGAATCCTCCAATCCCCGGCGAGTCGTCAACCTTATTTCATCCCTaatctccctctccctctcgaTTAGGGTCTTCGCCGGAAAATGGCAACTGATTCGCAACAAGCTCGAGGAGCTGTACTCCGGTCTAGTCGGAGCCGACGACGACCCTTCACTCTCCGGCGTTCTCCCTGCGATCCTCTCCACCGCGGAGGAGTGTTCCGACCTAGCTCGCCGCTGCACCGATCTGACATACAGCGGGAAGCTTCTTATGCAGAGCGACTTAGAGGTGGTTTTCGCGAAGCTCCATTGCCATGTGAAGAAGCTGTCTGAGATGTACACGAAGGGTGTTCTCACACACAGCTACGCTCTGGTGGTCTCGAAGCCTGGACTTGGAGCTTCCAAAGAGGACATGAGGTTCTTCGTGAGGGACCTACTCACCAGAATGAAGGTTGGCGATGTTGGTATGAAGAAGCAGGCATTGATCAACCTCCACGAAGTTGCTTCCGAAGACGACAAGTACGTGAAGGTGATTGTTGAAGTCGGTGACGTTGTTCATGTTCTGGTTGATTTTCTAGGGTCCTCTGAGTTGGAGATTCAACAAGAGTCTGCAAAGGTAGTTTCTTTGATTGCGGGGTTTGATTCTTATAAAGGAGTTCTTGTTGGCGCTGGCGTTGTTGCGCCTTTGGTTAAGGTTTTGGAGTGTTCAAGTGAGACTGGCAAAGTTGCTGCTGCCTTGTGTCTGCAGAGTTTGACTGAGAATTCCGATAATGCTTGGTCGGTTTCCGCTCACGGCGGCGTGACGGCGTTGTTGAAGATTTGTGGCGGTGTAGATTGCAGAGCAGAATTGGTTTGTCCTGCTTGTGGAGTTCTGAGGAATCTGGTTGGTGTTGAAGAGATTAAGAGGTTCATGGTTGATGAAGGTGCGGTTTCAAGCTTCATTAGGCTTATGAGGTCAAGGGACGAAGCGATTCAGGTGAGTTCCATTGAGTTTCTTCAGAGTATTGCATCCGGAGATGAGTCATTGGTTAAGCAGATTGTTgttagagaagggggggttcGTGTTTTGCTGCGACTTTTGGATCCTAAATGGCCTTGTTCTTCCAAAACAAGAGAGGTAGTGATGAGGGCTATTGAGAATTTGTTCTTCTCTTGGTCTAGTTGTGTCACTATTTTGATGAGCTATGGTTTTGTGGATCAATTGATGTACTATATTCGAAACGGCGACGTTTCTGTTCAAGAATTGGCTCTCAAAGTGGCGTTTAGATTGTGTGGAACATGTGAAGATGCTAAGAAAGCTCTAGGTGATGCTGGATTCATGGCAGAGCTTGTTAAGTTTCTAAATGTGAAATCATTCGAGGTTCGAGAAATGGCGGCGGAGGCACTCTCCGGGATGGTTATGGTTGCCAAGAACAGGAAGAGGTTTGTGCAAGATGATGAAAGCATTGCTCTTCTTCTGCAGTTGTTGGATCCAGAGGAGGGGAATTCAGGTAACAACAAGTTCTTGATCTCTGTATTGATGTCATTGACGCATTGCAACAGTGGGAGGAAGAAGATTGTGAGTTCTGGGTATGCAAAGAACATAGAGAGGCTTGCATCAGAATCTCAAGTTTCTTCTGCTGACGCAAAGAGACTTGTCAGGAAGCTATCCACCAATACATTCCGCACCATGCTCAGTGGAATCtggcaccaccaccaccaccaccactcttga
- the LOC107468764 gene encoding vesicle-associated protein 4-2 — protein sequence MATPQESVQGSSTCNFFTKFSSLSSLAKLLLPTPRRLKLDPSNKLFLRYAPGKQVRSAIKIKNTSKSHVAFKFQTTAPKSCFMRPPGAILSPGESIIATVFKFVEPPENNEKPQKPALKFKIMSLKVKGPMDYIPELFDEQIDKVIVEQILQVVFLDPERPSSALAKLNRQLAEADAAMEARRKPPEDAGPRIMSEGLVIDEWKERRERYLAKQEQQGTLYSEC from the exons ATGGCCACACCTCAAGAATCTGTACAAGGCAGCAGCACCTGCAACTTCTTCACCAAGTTCAGTTCACTTTCCTCACTTGCCAAGTTGCTTCTCCCAACCCCTCGTCGTCTCAAGCTTGATCCTTCCAACAAGCTCTTCTTACGTT ATGCGCCGGGAAAGCAGGTTAGAAGTgccatcaaaattaaaaacaccAGTAAATCCCATGTAGCTTTCAAG TTTCAAACTACTGCACCCAAAAGTTGTTTCATGCGTCCTCCTGGGGCTATTCTTTCGCCAGGCGAGAGTATAATTGCAACCG TGTTCAAGTTTGTAGAGCCTCCAGAAAACAATGAAAAACCACAAAAACCTGcactcaaatttaaaatcatgaGCTTGAAGGTCAAAGGACCAATGGACTACATCCCTGAGCTG TTCGATGAACAGATAGACAAAGTGATCGTAGAGCAGATTTTGCAGGTTGTTTTTCTGGATCCAGAGCGTCCTAGTTCT GCTCTGGCGAAACTGAATCGGCAGCTAGCTGAGGCCGACGCTGCTATGGAGGCGCGTAGGAAGCCTCCGGAAGATGCTGGTCCTAGGATTATGAGTGAAGGGCTTGTCATAGATGAATGG AAAGAGAGAAGGGAAAGGTACCTGGCAAAGCAAGAGCAGCAGGGGACTCTGTATAGCGAATGTTAG
- the LOC107468748 gene encoding uncharacterized protein LOC107468748, with the protein MISLHPYKACVQIQSTCLLNPSKLIRSYKARPRKVSSPTPNTRQVKCSNSGGQQGDKNPDKRTFLTLEEAGLVEMSGLSSHERFLCRLTISSLNLLRVISEQEGCTIEELNAGKVCDWFLKDKLKREQNVASAVLQWDDSEFML; encoded by the exons ATGATTTCACTACATCCCTATAAAGCCTGTGTTCAAATTCAATCAACATGTCTCTTAAACCCTTCAAAGCTTATTAGGAGTTACAAAGCAAGGCCAAGGAAGGTATCATCACCAACACCAAATACAAGACAAGTTAAATGCAGCAATAGTGGCGGACAACAAGGAGACAAGAACCCCGACAAGAGAACCTTCTTGACACTCGAAGAAGCTGGTTTGGTGGAGATGTCTGGTTTGAGCTCACATGAGCGTTTTCTATGCCGTTTAACG ATATCGTCTCTAAATTTATTGAGAGTGATATCAGAGCAAGAAGGGTGTACAATTGAAGAGCTGAATGCTGGGAAAGTGTGTGATTGGTTCCTTAAAGACAAACTCAAAAGGGAGCAGAACGTTGCCTCTGCGGTTCTTCAGTGGGATGATTCCGAGTTCATGTTGTAA
- the LOC107468706 gene encoding putative PAP-specific phosphatase, mitochondrial → MDMVPVVVRSASHVSAYRYLDHRHGTSPRFQVRAKLPFEQQDAKYYQHLEAAVHVVQRACRVCLHVKSSLFSTDANVHQKNDQTPVTVADFGVQALISFELNKLFPSIPLVAEEDSAYLRSRNLAGSVLDAITAIDSPTSKPLTQDDVLEAIDRGGKDAFLFGSEPATYWVLDPIDGTRGFVKAGKALYVVGLALVVEGEIVAGVMGCPNWQEDFSKKSPTELEEVADMLSPSGTIMIAHIGCGTWTKRLNSMPKLPSVWTRCFVDGSNLVQKAHFCIPDSQTWESLPLSSSFNATNNVDDVGDNQVLLLAACCGSLCKYLMVASGRASVFILRAKEKTIIKAWDHAVGMICVHEAGGKITDWSGSEIDLAADQAGRRVIFPFGGVLVTNGCLHHQILEIISHSTTSSL, encoded by the exons ATGGATATGGTGCCGGTGGTGGTGCGTTCCGCCTCTCACGTCTCCGCCTACCGATACTTGGACCACCGCCACGGTACCTCCCCACGCTTCCAA GTTAGGGCCAAGCTCCCATTTGAGCAGCAAGATGCCAAGTATTACCAACACCTGGAGGCTGCTGTCCACGTTGTTCAGAGGGCTTGCCGTGTCTGCCTCCAT GTGAAATCATCTCTCTTTTCAACTGACGCCAATGTTCATCAAAAGAATGACCAGACTCCCGTCACCGTCGCAGATTTCGGAGTTCAGGCTCTCATCAGTTTTG AGTTAAACAAGCTGTTCCCGTCAATACCTCTGGTGGCTGAGGAGGACTCTGCCTACTTGCGATCAAGAAACTTAGCAGGTTCTGTGCTTGATGCAATCACCGCTATAGATAGTCCCACTTCCAAACCATTGACACAAGATGATGTGCTGGAAGCAATTGATAGAGGAGGCAAAGATGCTTTTTTATTTGGATCAGAACCGGCTACGTATTGG GTGCTTGATCCAATTGATGGCACACGTGGATTTGTAAAAGCTGGCAAAGCCTTATATGTG GTTGGTTTGGCTCTTGTGGTTGAGGGAGAGATTGTAGCTGGTGTTATGGGCTGCCCCAACTGGCAGGAAGATTTTTCCAAGAAATCCCCAACTGAACTTGAGGAGGTTGCAGACATGCTTTCTCCATCAGGAACTATAATGATTGCTCACATAGGCTGTGGAACGTGGACAAAAAGGTTGAATAGTATGCCGAAATTACCTAGTGTTTGGACCAGATGTTTTGTGGATGGGTCTAACTTAGTACAGAAGGCACACTTCTGTATTCCAGATAGCCAAACTTGGGAATCTTTGCCACTATCGTCATCATTTAATGCAACAAACAATGTCGATGATGTGGGGGACAACCAAGTTCTTCTTTTGGCAGCATGCTGTGGAAG TTTATGCAAGTATTTGATGGTGGCCTCAGGTAGGGCATCTGTTTTCATTCTCCGAGCAAAAGAGAAGACCATTATAAAG GCTTGGGACCATGCTGTTGGCATGATATGCGTTCATGAAGCTGGTGGAAAG ATAACTGACTGGAGCGGGAGTGAAATAGATCTTGCTGCAGATCAAGCTGGTCGGCGGGTTATATTTCCGTTCGGGGGAGTCCTTGTCACCAACGGCTGTTTACATCATCAGATTCTGGAAATTATCTCTCACTCTACAACTTCATCACTTTGA
- the LOC107468491 gene encoding transcription factor MYB102 — MGRAPCCDKNGLKKGPWTPEEDQKLIDYIQKHGYGNWRTLPKNAGLQRCGKSCRLRWTNYLRPDIKRGRFSFEEEETIIQLHSILGNKWSAIASRLPGRTDNEIKNYWNTYIRKRLLRMGIDPVTHSPRLDLLDLTSILSSSLYGDNNNSSPINIQRLLTMHPMVNPQLLKLASSIITSQQHDESLDFTSYHNNHYDNPQIQNQNQNQTQQQQQEEQHFVQTHQEPVTCVSLPPFIEPNNNNNNVNAYPFNGIALSSLTEEDYIVPQLSSYDYYSSDNNNLLVGPSSLSEASTTFHSSPTTLNSNINGSSSTEDESSSDNMLRFQIPDVLDVTQFCDNNVVSDYYYY; from the exons ATGGGAAGAGCACCTTGTTGTGACAAAAATGGCCTCAAGAAAGGGCCATGGACTCCCGAGGAGGATCAAAAACTTATTGATTATATTCAAAAACATGGATATGGAAACTGGAGGACTCTCCCAAAGAATGCTG GGTTGCAAAGATGTGGAAAGAGTTGCCGTCTACGGTGGACAAACTATCTCCGGCCAGATATAAAGCGTGGTCGGTTCTCATTTGAAGAGGAAGAGACAATCATTCAACTACATAGCATTCTTGGCAACAA GTGGTCTGCGATTGCTTCTCGGCTACCAGGAAGAACGGATAATGAAATAAAGAATTATTGGAACACTTACATAAGGAAGAGGCTTCTGAGAATGGGAATTGATCCTGTGACACACAGTCCAAGACTTGATCTCCTGGATCTCACTTCCATTCTAAGCTCTTCTCTCTATGgagataataataattcttcACCAATCAACATCCAAAGGCTCCTTACCATGCACCCTATGGTGAACCCGCAGCTTCTCAAGTTAGCTTCCTCTATCATCACTTCTCAACAACATGATGAAAGCCTTGACTTCACTTCTTATCATAATAATCATTATGATAACCCTCAAATTCAGAACCAGAACCAAAAccaaacacaacaacaacaacaagaagaacaacacTTTGTTCAAACTCATCAAGAGCCGGTGACTTGTGTCTCATTGCCACCTTTCATTGaaccaaacaataataataacaatgtgAACGCATACCCGTTCAATGGAATTGCTTTAAGTTCCTTAACAGAAGAAGATTATATCGTCCCTCAATTATCGAGCTATGATTATTATAGTTCTGATAATAATAATCTTCTAGTGGGTCCTTCATCATTGTCAGAAGCTTCAACAACCTTCCATTCAAGCCCCACAACGTTGAATTCGAACATCAATGGTAGCAGCAGCACCGAGGATGAGAGTAGTAGTGACAACATGTTGAGATTTCAAATCCCAGATGTTTTGGATGTCACTCAGTTTTGTGATAATAATGTTGTTtcagattattattattattag